In Thermosipho atlanticus DSM 15807, one DNA window encodes the following:
- a CDS encoding DNA-directed RNA polymerase subunit beta': MGSTFKRKIAKVTVKVASPEVIRSWSSGEVKKPETINYRTFKPEKDGLFCERIFGPTKDYECACGKYKGKKYEGTVCERCGVRVESKEARRKRMGHIDLVSPVVHIWYLKSSPSILSSLLSIQAKELENVIYYGGKRIIEKILVVTDPKNTDFIKGSLLYQTEYEIYSQKLDFEVMPGVIIKSPVTPVISSISGEVRIRKEKTHTDREITWVDIRKISRAEHRLYTGMVLNVKNGEYIKQGEEIVSEMKIDPIYAPFDGTVEIDEISETITVRPLTTSKDMPITFSLPYGVSPTVSNGTKVKKGDQLTNGTILPAVIASVSGTISFGKELNVKPREDGRYEVISTGNIYIENVVEEKSYPLFEGALVYVEDGQEISEGDVIADRFLFEDEYLTLEEYKIFEEHYPAMFTAETEVENDRPIVVITKIDEEVALETGLKMGDIITDDQYGAYRVLYGDKIEADSGAMAIKKLLQNLDLEKLKVEIESELKKIPKSSGRAKKLLRRLKIVKDLLKSGTKPEWMVLEAVPVVPPDIRPMIQVEGGRFATTDLNDLYRRVLNRNNRLKKLFAMNSPEIIVKNERRMLQEAVDSLIYNGRMGKAVTDRNGRPLKSLTDLLKGKKGRFRRNLLGKRVDYSGRAVIVVGPHLKIHECGLPKKMAMELFKPFVLAELLNRDEETSKTARKMKKAIIEKELPQAYEVLEEIIKGHPVLLNRAPTLHRMSLQAFEPRLIEGNAIQLHPLVCPPFNADFDGDQMAVHVPLSAAAQAEAKFLMLSRYNIISPAHGKPISMPGKDIVAGIYYLTMVGKDFDKVQPEDINWRFSSIDEAELAYEFGYIKLHDPILVKVDDKVIKTTYGRLVFASIVPDEFKDYNKTYGKNAIKDLVYKTFKKYGVDRTADLLDDIKDLGFHYATISGLTVSITDFTTSPEREKIIKNARKRVEEVEMLYSQGFLTDEERYKETIKIWADATEKVQESTFEYIGKDPFNPIFIMVDSGARGNKDQLKQLAGMRGLMSDPSGRTIEIPIISNFRDGLSVLEFFISTHGARKGSADTALRTSSAGYLTRRLVDVAQSVVITTTDCGTHNGVRATVLKSSDGLTVEKLEDFLFGRVLAKDVYDPETNNILVNPETGKEYTKDTMLEDEDAKFLGEFTKRIPVVVEKEIDINKPELPENYAELAEGFVADNVHYEEGTELNWEVIRMAKASGVKTLKIREYPIVGKVSSETVLSSKDKIQLVVEEELIEPTTAKILSENNVQSLEVRPEIIVRSVLTCEAEHGVCSKCYGMDLSNHKIVGIGESVGVVAAQSIGEPGTQLTMRTFHTGGIATTADITQGLPRAEELFEARKKLKEPEGVFSAIKGFVKDIVEDESGKKKVYIEDEAGDIHEYEIPTKVKVSVSKGQKVLPGQSLSTGAIRPRKILETLSVDATALYLLKEIKKVYVEQGVDIHDKHFEIIIKQMLDKVEIIDPGDTDYLPGDLLRLQTVKRINREILEGNMHVEMNKKRVIGKELVNHLIGEDENGQIVEIAPEGAEVTEEILEKAISLGIKELVVRNGEGEVITYQILPKEPIKYKRKLLRITKASLEHVGWLSAASFQQTPQVLTEAAVEGAKDMLLGLKENVIVGQLIPAGTGLDMFANIQIEETPRLAQEEKEKMA, translated from the coding sequence ATGGGTTCAACATTTAAGAGAAAAATTGCTAAGGTCACTGTTAAAGTAGCTTCTCCTGAGGTAATAAGAAGTTGGTCAAGTGGTGAGGTTAAAAAACCTGAGACAATAAATTATAGAACATTTAAGCCTGAAAAAGATGGTCTTTTCTGTGAAAGAATATTTGGTCCAACAAAAGATTATGAGTGTGCTTGTGGAAAATATAAAGGCAAAAAATATGAAGGAACTGTTTGTGAAAGATGTGGAGTAAGAGTTGAATCTAAAGAAGCAAGAAGAAAAAGAATGGGGCATATAGATCTCGTTTCTCCAGTTGTACATATTTGGTATTTAAAAAGTAGCCCTAGTATTCTTTCTTCTTTACTTTCTATTCAAGCAAAAGAGCTTGAAAATGTAATTTATTATGGTGGAAAAAGGATTATAGAAAAGATTCTAGTAGTGACAGATCCTAAAAATACCGATTTTATTAAAGGTTCACTTTTATATCAAACTGAGTATGAAATTTACAGTCAAAAACTTGATTTTGAAGTAATGCCTGGAGTAATTATTAAATCTCCCGTAACTCCAGTTATATCTAGTATTTCGGGAGAAGTTAGAATAAGAAAAGAAAAAACACATACTGATAGAGAAATTACCTGGGTTGATATAAGAAAAATATCAAGAGCTGAACATAGATTGTATACTGGAATGGTTTTGAATGTAAAGAACGGTGAGTATATCAAGCAAGGTGAAGAAATAGTTTCTGAAATGAAAATAGATCCAATTTATGCACCTTTCGATGGAACGGTTGAAATAGATGAAATTTCTGAAACTATAACTGTGAGACCTTTGACAACGAGTAAAGATATGCCAATAACATTCTCGTTGCCATATGGTGTATCTCCTACTGTTTCAAATGGAACCAAAGTGAAAAAAGGCGACCAGCTTACTAATGGAACGATCCTTCCAGCGGTAATTGCATCAGTTTCTGGAACTATTAGCTTTGGAAAAGAGCTTAATGTTAAACCAAGAGAAGATGGTAGATATGAAGTTATTTCAACGGGGAACATATATATTGAAAATGTTGTTGAAGAGAAAAGTTATCCGTTATTTGAAGGTGCTTTAGTTTACGTTGAAGATGGTCAAGAAATTTCAGAAGGAGACGTAATAGCTGACCGCTTCTTATTTGAAGATGAATATTTAACCCTTGAGGAATATAAAATATTTGAAGAGCATTATCCTGCAATGTTTACGGCTGAAACGGAAGTTGAGAATGATAGACCAATAGTTGTTATAACTAAAATTGATGAAGAAGTTGCTTTAGAAACTGGTTTAAAAATGGGAGATATTATTACAGATGATCAATATGGCGCATATAGAGTATTGTATGGAGATAAGATAGAAGCAGATTCAGGTGCAATGGCAATTAAAAAGCTTCTTCAGAATTTAGACCTTGAAAAATTGAAAGTTGAAATAGAGTCAGAACTCAAAAAGATTCCGAAAAGTAGTGGCCGTGCAAAGAAACTTCTTAGAAGATTAAAAATAGTAAAGGATTTGTTAAAAAGTGGAACTAAACCAGAATGGATGGTACTTGAGGCAGTACCAGTTGTACCACCCGATATTAGGCCTATGATCCAAGTTGAAGGTGGAAGATTTGCAACTACAGATCTTAATGATCTTTATAGAAGAGTTTTAAATAGAAACAATAGACTTAAAAAATTATTTGCCATGAATTCTCCTGAAATTATCGTGAAAAATGAAAGAAGAATGCTTCAAGAAGCAGTGGATAGTTTAATTTACAACGGAAGAATGGGTAAAGCTGTCACAGACAGAAATGGAAGACCGTTGAAATCGTTAACGGATCTTTTAAAGGGTAAAAAAGGAAGATTTAGAAGAAATCTTCTAGGAAAACGTGTTGATTATTCTGGTCGTGCAGTAATAGTTGTTGGACCTCACCTGAAAATTCATGAATGTGGTCTTCCAAAGAAAATGGCTATGGAGTTATTCAAACCATTTGTTCTTGCTGAACTTTTGAATAGAGATGAGGAGACAAGTAAAACAGCAAGAAAGATGAAAAAAGCAATTATTGAAAAGGAACTTCCACAGGCTTACGAAGTTTTAGAAGAGATAATAAAAGGACACCCTGTTTTGTTAAACAGGGCCCCAACATTGCATAGAATGTCTTTGCAGGCATTTGAACCAAGATTAATCGAAGGTAACGCGATACAATTACATCCATTAGTTTGTCCACCGTTTAACGCAGATTTTGATGGAGATCAGATGGCTGTTCATGTTCCTCTTTCTGCTGCAGCTCAAGCTGAGGCTAAATTTTTGATGCTTTCAAGATACAATATTATTTCACCTGCACATGGTAAACCAATTTCAATGCCAGGAAAAGATATTGTAGCGGGTATATATTACCTTACAATGGTGGGAAAAGATTTTGATAAAGTACAACCTGAAGATATAAATTGGAGATTTTCTTCTATTGACGAGGCTGAATTGGCGTATGAATTTGGATACATAAAATTACACGATCCTATACTTGTAAAAGTAGATGATAAAGTTATAAAAACGACATATGGAAGATTAGTTTTTGCGAGTATCGTACCCGATGAATTTAAGGATTACAATAAGACATATGGCAAAAATGCAATAAAGGATCTTGTTTATAAAACATTTAAGAAATATGGTGTCGATCGAACCGCAGATCTTCTTGATGATATAAAAGATTTAGGTTTTCATTATGCTACTATTTCAGGTCTTACGGTAAGTATTACCGATTTCACTACCTCTCCTGAAAGGGAAAAGATTATTAAAAATGCAAGGAAAAGGGTAGAAGAAGTTGAAATGTTATATTCTCAAGGATTTTTAACTGATGAAGAAAGGTATAAAGAGACTATAAAAATATGGGCAGATGCGACTGAAAAAGTTCAAGAATCAACTTTTGAGTACATTGGAAAAGATCCGTTTAACCCAATATTTATAATGGTTGATTCGGGTGCTAGGGGTAATAAAGACCAATTGAAGCAACTAGCAGGTATGAGGGGGCTAATGTCCGATCCATCAGGTAGAACGATAGAAATCCCAATTATTTCTAATTTTAGAGATGGATTGTCAGTTCTAGAATTCTTTATAAGTACTCATGGAGCAAGAAAGGGTTCAGCTGACACAGCGCTTAGAACGAGTTCAGCAGGATATCTTACTAGAAGACTTGTTGATGTTGCCCAGAGTGTTGTAATTACAACTACCGATTGTGGAACTCATAATGGTGTGCGTGCAACAGTTCTAAAAAGCAGTGATGGTTTAACAGTTGAAAAGTTAGAAGATTTCTTGTTTGGAAGAGTTTTAGCAAAAGATGTATATGATCCAGAAACAAATAACATACTTGTAAATCCAGAAACAGGTAAAGAATATACAAAAGATACTATGTTAGAAGATGAAGATGCAAAGTTCCTTGGAGAATTTACAAAAAGAATACCTGTTGTAGTGGAAAAAGAAATTGATATTAATAAACCAGAATTACCAGAAAATTATGCAGAACTTGCTGAAGGTTTTGTAGCTGATAATGTTCATTACGAAGAAGGAACAGAATTGAATTGGGAAGTAATTAGAATGGCTAAAGCTTCAGGAGTTAAAACGTTGAAAATAAGAGAATATCCAATTGTGGGAAAAGTTTCAAGTGAAACAGTGTTGAGTAGTAAAGATAAGATTCAGCTTGTTGTGGAAGAGGAGCTTATTGAACCAACAACAGCAAAAATACTTTCAGAAAATAACGTTCAATCTCTTGAAGTAAGACCTGAGATTATTGTAAGATCTGTGCTAACATGTGAGGCTGAACACGGCGTGTGTTCGAAATGTTATGGTATGGATCTTTCAAATCATAAAATAGTTGGAATAGGTGAATCTGTCGGTGTTGTAGCAGCACAGTCTATAGGTGAACCAGGCACACAACTTACAATGAGAACATTCCATACTGGTGGTATTGCAACTACAGCAGACATTACCCAAGGGTTACCTAGAGCGGAAGAATTGTTTGAAGCAAGGAAGAAATTGAAAGAGCCTGAAGGAGTATTTTCTGCAATTAAGGGTTTTGTGAAGGATATAGTAGAAGATGAAAGTGGTAAGAAAAAAGTGTATATTGAAGACGAAGCAGGTGATATCCACGAATATGAAATTCCTACAAAAGTAAAAGTTAGTGTAAGTAAAGGTCAAAAGGTATTACCAGGTCAATCATTGTCGACAGGTGCAATTAGGCCGAGAAAGATTCTTGAAACTTTAAGTGTTGATGCAACAGCGCTTTATCTACTAAAAGAAATTAAGAAAGTTTATGTGGAACAAGGAGTTGATATTCACGATAAACACTTTGAAATTATAATTAAACAGATGTTGGATAAAGTTGAAATAATTGATCCAGGAGACACAGATTATTTACCAGGAGATCTTCTAAGACTTCAAACAGTTAAAAGAATAAATAGAGAAATATTAGAAGGTAATATGCATGTAGAAATGAACAAAAAGCGTGTTATTGGAAAAGAACTTGTTAATCATTTGATTGGCGAGGATGAAAACGGACAAATAGTAGAAATTGCACCTGAAGGAGCTGAAGTCACTGAGGAAATATTGGAAAAAGCTATTTCATTAGGTATAAAAGAACTAGTAGTAAGAAATGGAGAAGGAGAAGTTATAACGTATCAAATTTTACCAAAAGAACCAATAAAATACAAAAGGAAACTTCTTAGAATAACAAAGGCATCGTTAGAACACGTTGGATGGTTGAGCGCTGCAAGTTTCCAACAGACACCTCAGGTTCTTACAGAAGCTGCGGTAGAAGGCGCAAAAGATATGTTACTTGGCTTGAAAGAAAACGTCATAGTTGGGCAATTGATACCTGCTGGTACTGGACTAGATATGTTTGCAAATATTCAAATAGAGGAAACGCCGAGACTTGCGCAAGAAGAAAAGGAAAAGATGGCATGA
- a CDS encoding amidohydrolase, translating into MILLKGGNIIPINGKPFVGDILMADGKIKKISENITEPNAEVIDVSGKYVLPGFIDAHSHIGVFEEGVGEFYYQDGNEYSDPVTPHVRAIDAFYPGDAAINRALSGGVTTVMVVPGSANPIGGQGVILKFKSNIVDEMIIKQPAGLKMAFGENPKRVYGSKGKMPTTRLGVAGIIREYFTKAKDYMRRRELDPKTPIDFSLEVGAMVLRKEIPARCHAHRADDIVTAIRIAEEFDFDLVIEHATEAYKIADYIKSKNIPLVLGPLFGFRTKLELTNMTYEAIKKINEKEILAALMCDHPVIHLEHANIQAATALRYGAKEEDLLKMLTINPAKILNIDDRVGTIEEGKDADIVVWNTHPFDFRAKAEKVFIEGQLVFEE; encoded by the coding sequence ATGATTCTTTTAAAAGGTGGAAATATTATTCCAATTAATGGAAAACCATTTGTTGGTGATATTTTAATGGCGGATGGAAAAATTAAGAAAATTTCTGAAAATATTACTGAACCAAATGCTGAAGTAATTGATGTATCAGGTAAATATGTTCTTCCGGGTTTTATAGATGCACATTCACATATTGGGGTTTTTGAAGAAGGTGTTGGAGAATTTTATTATCAGGATGGTAACGAATATTCTGATCCCGTGACTCCACACGTGCGAGCAATAGATGCCTTTTATCCAGGGGATGCAGCAATAAACAGGGCACTATCTGGTGGAGTTACAACAGTAATGGTAGTACCAGGTAGTGCAAATCCAATAGGTGGACAAGGTGTAATATTGAAGTTTAAATCTAATATTGTTGATGAAATGATTATAAAGCAACCAGCAGGATTAAAAATGGCTTTTGGTGAAAATCCCAAAAGAGTTTATGGTTCAAAGGGAAAAATGCCAACTACAAGATTGGGAGTAGCTGGCATTATTAGGGAATATTTTACAAAAGCTAAAGATTATATGAGAAGACGTGAATTGGATCCTAAAACACCAATTGACTTTAGTCTTGAAGTTGGTGCGATGGTTTTGAGAAAAGAAATTCCTGCTCGATGTCATGCTCACAGAGCAGACGATATAGTTACTGCTATTAGAATAGCCGAAGAATTTGACTTCGATCTCGTTATTGAACATGCTACTGAAGCATATAAGATAGCAGATTATATAAAAAGTAAAAATATTCCTCTTGTCTTAGGTCCACTATTTGGTTTTAGAACCAAGCTTGAACTTACAAATATGACGTATGAAGCAATAAAGAAAATTAACGAGAAAGAAATACTTGCTGCTTTAATGTGTGATCATCCTGTTATTCATCTAGAACATGCAAATATTCAAGCCGCAACTGCTTTGAGATATGGTGCAAAAGAAGAAGATCTTCTCAAAATGCTTACAATCAATCCAGCAAAAATCTTAAATATCGATGATAGAGTTGGAACGATAGAAGAAGGGAAAGATGCTGATATAGTTGTATGGAACACACATCCATTTGATTTTAGAGCTAAAGCAGAGAAAGTGTTTATAGAAGGTCAATTAGTTTTTGAAGAATAA
- a CDS encoding YjjG family noncanonical pyrimidine nucleotidase, which produces MKYTMIYFDLDNTILDFDKSEEYALKKVFEYFKLDFQKEFLGIYKTINEKWWKLFAEGKYPKETIVVERFKEFFNNIGINLKDYKKVSEIYLEHLSNAAIFIDGAEEFLYSLKSLGFRMAAITNGVDSVQQNRSKIARLDRFFEFVLTSEKVGKPKPEPDIFFYAEQITKIPLSESLYIGDKIETDYEGAKRANIDFILYDPKNKYNVDCKKATSYEELYKIIVSK; this is translated from the coding sequence ATGAAATATACAATGATCTATTTTGATTTAGACAACACCATCCTAGATTTTGATAAATCAGAAGAATATGCGTTGAAAAAAGTTTTTGAATATTTTAAACTTGATTTTCAAAAAGAATTTTTGGGAATTTATAAAACTATAAACGAAAAATGGTGGAAGTTATTTGCTGAAGGAAAATATCCAAAAGAAACAATAGTAGTTGAAAGATTCAAAGAATTTTTTAACAACATCGGAATAAATCTGAAAGATTACAAGAAAGTTTCCGAAATATATTTAGAGCATCTTTCAAATGCTGCTATTTTTATCGATGGGGCAGAAGAATTTTTATACTCTCTAAAGTCTTTAGGGTTCAGAATGGCTGCAATTACAAATGGCGTTGATTCTGTACAACAAAATAGATCTAAAATAGCTCGATTAGATAGATTTTTTGAATTTGTTTTAACTTCTGAAAAAGTTGGCAAACCAAAGCCTGAACCGGATATTTTTTTCTACGCAGAACAAATAACAAAAATACCATTATCTGAATCTTTATATATTGGTGACAAAATAGAAACCGATTACGAAGGAGCCAAAAGAGCAAATATTGACTTTATTTTATACGATCCCAAGAACAAATACAATGTAGATTGTAAGAAGGCAACAAGTTATGAAGAATTATACAAAATAATTGTTTCAAAATAA
- a CDS encoding Gfo/Idh/MocA family protein — MLRIALIGCGRIGTRKHIEALLQNSDKIETVALCDINVERANKCSEIIEKRIGKKPEVEKDYRKILKREDIDAIAIATESGKHYEITMEALTNNKHVLVEKPMALSTKHANEMIKLSKEKNLKLEVCFQNRFNPPIQELRKKVEEGAFGKIHYGVATIRWNRNEEYYKQASWRGTWEEDGGALMNQCTHNIDLLQWMLGGKIEEVYGIIKNFNHPYIEAEDFGGAIIKFKDGKVGIIEGTTSIYPRNLHEKLGIFGEKGTVIIGGLAVNRIEEWKFEGEEGHPFMNLPDPDTVYGFGHVPLYKDFYEAIEEDRKPYISGEDGKKAVEIVLAIYKSALEGKPVKFPFEFSTYEMKEEK, encoded by the coding sequence ATGCTAAGGATAGCACTAATAGGATGTGGAAGGATAGGGACAAGAAAACATATAGAAGCACTCTTGCAAAACTCGGATAAAATTGAAACAGTAGCATTGTGTGACATAAACGTAGAAAGAGCAAACAAATGTTCAGAGATAATAGAAAAGAGGATAGGTAAGAAACCAGAGGTTGAAAAAGACTATAGAAAAATCTTAAAGAGAGAAGATATAGACGCAATAGCAATAGCAACAGAGAGTGGAAAACACTATGAAATAACGATGGAAGCATTAACAAATAACAAACATGTACTTGTAGAAAAGCCAATGGCACTATCCACAAAACATGCAAATGAAATGATAAAACTTTCAAAAGAAAAGAACTTAAAATTGGAGGTTTGCTTTCAAAACAGATTTAATCCCCCAATACAAGAATTGAGGAAAAAAGTAGAAGAAGGGGCATTTGGAAAGATACACTATGGAGTTGCAACAATAAGGTGGAACAGGAATGAGGAGTATTACAAACAAGCAAGTTGGAGAGGGACATGGGAAGAAGATGGAGGAGCATTAATGAATCAATGCACACACAATATAGATTTACTGCAGTGGATGTTAGGAGGGAAGATAGAGGAAGTATATGGAATAATTAAAAATTTTAATCATCCATATATAGAAGCAGAAGATTTTGGAGGAGCAATAATAAAGTTCAAAGATGGAAAAGTGGGGATAATAGAAGGGACGACTTCGATATATCCGAGGAACTTACATGAAAAGCTAGGGATATTTGGAGAGAAAGGGACAGTAATAATAGGAGGACTTGCGGTAAACAGAATAGAAGAGTGGAAATTTGAAGGGGAAGAAGGACATCCCTTTATGAATTTACCTGATCCAGATACGGTATATGGTTTTGGACATGTACCGTTATACAAAGACTTTTACGAAGCAATAGAAGAAGATAGAAAACCATATATATCAGGAGAAGATGGGAAAAAGGCGGTAGAAATAGTACTTGCAATATACAAATCTGCTTTAGAAGGAAAACCTGTAAAATTTCCTTTCGAGTTTTCTACTTATGAAATGAAGGAGGAGAAATAA
- a CDS encoding ZIP family metal transporter — MNIFLKGVLLSSVAGMATSLGAIPFLFFKKGVNEKFIDALLGMAAGIMLAASAFSLVAPSIEMGGLFRFLIGFFLGAILVDIMDKYSPHEHFLKGHEGLELVKLKKIWLFVIAITIHNLPEGMAVGVSAFSDQAFSIAFAIGAQNIPEGAAVTAALINAGYSIKTSFFIAFLTGVVEIVGGIFGAGIVSISQALLPYMMAFAAGAMIFVISDEVIPETHLRGNERLSTYFLIIGFFIMSALDVILG, encoded by the coding sequence ATGAATATATTCTTAAAGGGTGTATTATTAAGTAGTGTTGCAGGTATGGCTACATCATTAGGTGCTATTCCTTTTTTATTTTTCAAAAAAGGAGTAAATGAAAAATTCATCGATGCATTGCTTGGCATGGCGGCTGGAATAATGCTTGCAGCTAGTGCTTTTAGTCTAGTTGCCCCCTCAATTGAAATGGGCGGATTGTTTAGATTTTTAATAGGATTTTTTCTTGGGGCAATATTAGTAGATATAATGGATAAATATTCTCCACATGAACATTTTCTCAAAGGACATGAGGGCCTTGAACTTGTAAAACTTAAAAAAATATGGCTATTCGTTATAGCTATTACGATTCACAACTTACCTGAAGGAATGGCTGTTGGTGTGAGTGCTTTTTCCGATCAGGCCTTTAGCATTGCTTTTGCCATAGGTGCACAAAATATTCCTGAGGGAGCTGCAGTTACGGCTGCTTTGATAAATGCTGGGTACAGTATTAAAACCTCATTTTTTATCGCGTTTCTTACTGGAGTTGTAGAAATTGTTGGAGGAATTTTTGGTGCTGGAATAGTTTCTATTTCACAAGCACTTTTACCATATATGATGGCTTTTGCTGCTGGTGCAATGATATTTGTTATAAGCGATGAAGTTATTCCAGAAACACACTTAAGAGGAAATGAACGCCTTTCTACTTACTTTCTAATTATAGGATTTTTCATAATGTCAGCCCTTGATGTCATTTTAGGATAG
- a CDS encoding carbon-nitrogen hydrolase family protein, with product MLIASSQFNPIPGKFEYNFNKYIEFINEAGKNGAMTILFPELSLSGYTYDFEILKKGVDFFKEIKSELLKLSRKFNMAIVGGTPRVVLGKLRNSVFVIKKKKDILFYDKTHLFRKEKEIFEPGERFLVYKFNGVYFGIFICYEVGFPEIARILAINGAQVFLAPFAFGKERKHIYDIATRARAIENGSFLVSSSTTGKGVMEYLGNSRIVGPDGTILARARKKEEIIYYDIDVSTIDFYRFKEEGKSHAYFLNRQKHLYTDVIK from the coding sequence GTGTTAATAGCATCAAGCCAATTTAACCCTATACCTGGAAAGTTTGAGTACAATTTTAATAAATATATTGAATTTATTAACGAAGCAGGAAAAAATGGAGCAATGACAATACTTTTTCCTGAATTGTCTTTATCCGGGTATACCTATGATTTTGAAATTTTAAAAAAAGGTGTTGATTTCTTTAAAGAAATAAAATCTGAATTACTGAAACTCTCAAGAAAGTTCAATATGGCTATTGTTGGAGGAACCCCACGTGTTGTTCTTGGAAAATTGAGAAATTCCGTTTTTGTTATAAAAAAGAAAAAGGATATCTTATTTTACGATAAAACTCATTTATTTAGAAAAGAAAAAGAAATTTTTGAACCTGGTGAAAGATTTCTCGTTTACAAATTCAATGGTGTGTATTTTGGAATTTTTATCTGCTATGAAGTTGGTTTTCCAGAAATCGCACGGATATTAGCTATAAATGGCGCACAAGTTTTTTTGGCACCTTTTGCTTTTGGCAAGGAAAGAAAACACATCTATGATATAGCAACAAGAGCACGAGCAATAGAGAATGGTTCTTTTCTTGTTTCATCATCCACAACAGGGAAAGGAGTCATGGAATATCTTGGAAATTCAAGAATAGTTGGTCCTGATGGTACTATTCTTGCTCGTGCAAGAAAAAAAGAGGAAATAATTTATTATGATATAGATGTTTCAACTATTGATTTTTATAGGTTTAAAGAAGAAGGTAAATCTCACGCATATTTTCTAAACAGGCAAAAACATCTTTACACGGATGTGATAAAATGA
- a CDS encoding TIGR04013 family B12-binding domain/radical SAM domain-containing protein has translation MEIKKIIFRYTPTNRYSITALVASIYSYTKNIELIDARSLDDILIHNTKGTVVLFSFMSFDFETVKKEVKILKEKGYTLIAGGPHVTALPHQVLDLGFDYVFTGDGEENIRKFINGKYPKNRIYDGTSDRVDLAKFPPFCPEKNLYMPIEISRGCPFSCGYCQTPRLAGKITRHRPIEQIIEYSRIGVKNGRKIARFISPNSFGYGSKNGITPNPEAIEELLYNLKKIGVEEIYFGTFPSDVRPESITDETLSVIKKYVNNKYIVIGAQSGSDRILKKIKRGHTLEQIENALYLLNKHGFIPKVDFIFGFPFETDEEIEKTFEFIEKIVEKYNAKVHAHTFMPLPGTPLSNVGPGKLTQKHYKFLGLLTAKGYLDGYWLKQEELARRVASVNSIKPI, from the coding sequence GTGGAAATAAAAAAAATAATTTTTAGATATACTCCGACAAATAGATATAGTATTACGGCACTTGTTGCCTCAATTTATTCTTACACAAAAAATATAGAATTGATTGATGCAAGAAGTTTAGATGATATTCTTATTCATAATACAAAGGGAACTGTCGTTCTCTTTTCTTTTATGAGCTTTGATTTTGAAACGGTAAAAAAAGAAGTCAAAATTCTAAAAGAAAAAGGATACACGTTAATTGCCGGAGGGCCACACGTTACAGCCTTACCCCACCAAGTCTTAGACTTAGGATTTGATTATGTATTTACTGGTGACGGAGAAGAAAATATAAGAAAATTCATCAATGGCAAATATCCTAAAAACAGAATCTACGATGGTACATCTGATAGAGTAGATTTAGCGAAGTTTCCACCATTTTGCCCTGAAAAAAATTTATATATGCCTATAGAAATTTCTAGAGGATGTCCCTTCTCATGTGGATATTGTCAGACTCCAAGACTTGCCGGAAAAATTACAAGACATAGACCCATTGAACAGATTATTGAATATTCTAGGATTGGAGTGAAAAACGGAAGGAAAATTGCCAGATTTATTTCTCCAAACTCATTTGGTTATGGAAGCAAAAATGGGATAACCCCTAACCCAGAAGCCATAGAAGAATTATTATATAACTTGAAAAAAATAGGAGTAGAAGAAATTTACTTTGGTACTTTTCCTTCAGATGTCAGACCTGAAAGCATAACCGATGAAACTCTTTCTGTTATTAAAAAATACGTCAACAACAAATACATTGTAATTGGTGCACAAAGTGGTAGTGACAGAATATTAAAAAAAATTAAACGTGGCCACACTTTAGAACAAATTGAAAATGCTCTTTATCTTTTAAATAAACACGGTTTTATTCCAAAAGTTGATTTTATATTCGGATTTCCTTTTGAAACAGATGAAGAGATAGAAAAAACATTTGAATTTATCGAGAAAATTGTTGAAAAATATAATGCCAAAGTACATGCACATACTTTCATGCCATTGCCTGGAACACCTTTATCAAACGTTGGACCTGGAAAGTTAACTCAAAAGCATTACAAATTTCTTGGGTTACTAACTGCCAAAGGATATCTTGATGGTTATTGGTTAAAACAAGAAGAACTTGCGAGGAGGGTCGCAAGTGTTAATAGCATCAAGCCAATTTAA
- a CDS encoding DUF370 domain-containing protein: MKQVIKLTPNIFIPKSRIIAILPISSSIARKIRGLNKIGEKIVNITYGEEAKTILIMDSGHILVSSKTLEEVDEALWK; this comes from the coding sequence ATGAAACAAGTTATAAAGCTTACACCAAATATCTTTATCCCAAAATCAAGAATTATTGCGATTCTTCCAATTTCTTCCTCAATTGCGCGAAAGATTAGAGGATTAAACAAAATTGGTGAAAAAATAGTTAACATAACATATGGAGAAGAAGCTAAAACTATTCTCATCATGGACAGTGGCCATATTTTAGTTTCTTCAAAAACACTTGAAGAGGTCGATGAGGCGTTGTGGAAATAA